A window from Chryseobacterium vaccae encodes these proteins:
- a CDS encoding GNAT family N-acetyltransferase, whose amino-acid sequence MSNIVWKIKTFDEFTVPELYAILKARIDVFVIEQNCPYPDLDNYDQKAIHIWAEEHGDILAYCRIFDKGIKYDETSIGRVLTTEIARGKNLGKQLIQYAVETIENRFHTTAVRISAQDYLLRFYSGFGFEDTGKKYLEDDIPHTEMVRK is encoded by the coding sequence ATGAGTAATATAGTCTGGAAGATCAAAACGTTTGATGAGTTTACCGTACCGGAGCTGTATGCTATTTTGAAAGCACGTATTGATGTATTTGTCATAGAGCAGAACTGCCCTTATCCTGATCTGGATAATTATGATCAGAAAGCTATTCATATATGGGCAGAGGAACATGGAGATATTCTTGCTTACTGCCGTATTTTTGATAAGGGTATCAAATATGATGAGACTTCTATAGGAAGAGTTCTTACTACTGAAATAGCAAGAGGAAAGAATTTAGGAAAGCAGTTGATACAATATGCTGTGGAGACGATAGAAAACCGTTTTCATACAACAGCAGTAAGAATTTCTGCACAGGATTATTTACTGAGGTTTTACTCCGGATTCGGATTTGAAGATACCGGAAAAAAATATCTGGAAGACGATATTCCGCATACGGAAATGGTCAGAAAATAA
- a CDS encoding alpha/beta fold hydrolase codes for MIFSTKKEKKYTFVEAGEGHPLVLLHGLMGGLSNFDKMVDFFSERGFKVYVPQLPIYDLPVLNTNLTTLAKYIIKFIESHISGPVTIVGNSMGGHVGLILTLARPDLVKNLVLTGSSGLYERTFGDSFPRKNDRSYIRKKTEEVFYDPAIATEDLVDEVFSVVNDRMKGIKTVMLARSAIKHNMLNDLPKIKTPTCLIWGKQDNVTPPEVAEDMHKFIPNSDLFWLDHCGHAAMMEKPDEFNETLYSWLKDKV; via the coding sequence ATGATATTTAGTACAAAAAAAGAAAAGAAATATACTTTTGTAGAGGCGGGAGAAGGACATCCATTGGTGCTGTTGCACGGTTTAATGGGTGGTTTGAGTAATTTCGATAAAATGGTAGATTTTTTTTCGGAAAGAGGTTTCAAGGTATATGTGCCTCAGCTGCCGATCTATGATCTGCCGGTACTCAATACGAATCTTACCACGCTTGCAAAATATATTATCAAGTTTATTGAGAGCCATATTTCAGGACCTGTTACTATTGTAGGAAACTCAATGGGAGGTCATGTTGGGCTTATTTTAACCCTGGCAAGACCGGATCTGGTAAAGAATCTTGTTCTTACCGGAAGTTCAGGTCTGTACGAAAGAACTTTCGGAGATAGTTTTCCCCGAAAGAATGACCGTTCCTATATCAGAAAGAAAACGGAAGAGGTTTTTTACGACCCGGCGATTGCAACAGAAGATCTTGTAGATGAAGTATTTTCTGTAGTGAACGACAGAATGAAAGGAATCAAAACGGTGATGCTGGCAAGAAGTGCCATCAAGCACAACATGCTGAATGATCTTCCGAAGATTAAAACCCCGACTTGTCTGATCTGGGGAAAACAGGATAATGTAACACCACCGGAAGTAGCAGAGGATATGCATAAGTTTATCCCGAATTCAGATCTGTTCTGGCTTGATCACTGTGGACATGCTGCCATGATGGAAAAACCGGATGAGTTCAACGAAACTCTGTACAGCTGGTTAAAAGATAAAGTGTAA
- the yihA gene encoding ribosome biogenesis GTP-binding protein YihA/YsxC, which translates to MVIKTANFVKSSGKWQDCPEPTLPEYAFIGRSNVGKSSLINAMMNHKDLAKTSQTPGKTQLINHFLVNENWYLTDLPGYGYAKVSKSIRKDFEKLITNYILNRRNLVNLFVLVDSRHTPQKIDLEFIQWCGESGVPFSIVFTKVDKLKPNVAIQNVENYKNELHKAWEDLPELYVTSAEKKEGCGEILDFIEKTNDFLTLNHVTFDE; encoded by the coding sequence ATGGTTATTAAAACAGCAAATTTTGTAAAGAGCAGCGGAAAATGGCAGGACTGTCCTGAGCCTACACTTCCTGAATATGCTTTTATCGGAAGGTCTAATGTAGGAAAATCGTCCCTGATCAATGCGATGATGAATCATAAAGATCTGGCCAAAACTTCACAGACTCCGGGAAAAACACAGCTGATCAATCATTTTTTAGTAAATGAAAACTGGTATCTTACCGATTTACCGGGGTATGGTTATGCCAAAGTTTCCAAGTCTATAAGAAAGGATTTTGAAAAGCTGATCACCAATTATATTTTAAACAGGAGGAATCTGGTGAATCTTTTTGTTTTGGTAGATTCCCGGCATACTCCGCAAAAAATTGATCTGGAGTTTATTCAGTGGTGTGGAGAAAGCGGAGTTCCTTTTTCCATTGTTTTCACAAAAGTTGATAAGCTGAAACCCAATGTTGCCATTCAGAATGTAGAAAATTACAAGAATGAACTGCATAAGGCCTGGGAAGATCTGCCGGAATTATATGTTACTTCGGCTGAAAAGAAGGAAGGCTGCGGTGAAATTCTGGATTTCATTGAAAAGACAAACGACTTTTTAACGCTTAATCATGTCACTTTTGATGAGTAA